From a region of the uncultured Draconibacterium sp. genome:
- a CDS encoding DUF349 domain-containing protein — MEPKDLKNSEELKRTENTELENSEVKPTSEEAAKSDEPNIVEDEKSVEPIEEKTAENPPVEPVEETVKEEPKAELAEEPQKVSETESISNAESAVDSTQESEDTAEEKIAEETQPEPEVVAAETEQEKPSESKAEKAEPVKEEKPKKREPIDYSKHSQVELVNALRDLLEGHNDINIKEEIDTIKAMFYKNLNENIEADKKKFISDGGAEEDFKLEEDPYEKDIKDLLKKYRHIRIEHNKQLESEKEENLQKKYDVIEKIKGLINNEESINKTFNDFRDLQREWREIGLVPQSKMKNLWDTYHFHVENFYDYIKINRELRDLDLKKNLEAKIKLCERAEELLVEEPSILKAFNTLQKYHEQWREIGPVPREQKDDIWERFKAATNKINKKHQEFFENRKVEQKKNLEAKTALCEKAEEIIQEEISNHKEWDEKSKQLIELQKVWRTIGFAPRKDNNKIYERFRNACDAFFNAKRAFYSKNKEEQQNNLQLKTDLCVQAESLKDSEDWKKTTQDFINIQKKWKEIGPVPRKHSDILWKRFRAACDFFFDKKSEHFSDVDTEQDDNLKLKEDLIKEVENFKPVDNVDKNLESLKTFQRRWTEIGHVPFKKKDEVKVQFRDAINKLFDDLNLDDEKRNLLKFRNKMSSFSESSRGQNKMRMERDKYMNKMKQLENDLVLLDNNVGFFAKSKNAESLIEDVRKKIEVTKQKIELLKDKIRVIDEMDND; from the coding sequence ATGGAACCTAAAGATCTAAAAAACTCGGAAGAGTTAAAGCGTACGGAGAATACTGAACTTGAGAATTCTGAAGTTAAACCAACTTCGGAAGAAGCTGCAAAATCGGATGAACCGAATATTGTTGAGGATGAAAAAAGTGTAGAACCAATCGAGGAAAAAACAGCTGAAAATCCGCCAGTAGAACCTGTTGAAGAAACTGTGAAAGAAGAGCCAAAAGCTGAATTAGCAGAAGAACCACAAAAAGTATCGGAAACCGAATCAATTTCGAACGCAGAAAGCGCAGTTGATTCAACTCAAGAATCGGAAGATACTGCTGAAGAAAAAATAGCAGAAGAAACACAACCGGAACCGGAAGTTGTAGCAGCAGAAACAGAGCAGGAAAAACCAAGCGAAAGTAAAGCAGAAAAAGCTGAGCCTGTTAAAGAAGAAAAACCGAAAAAAAGAGAACCGATTGATTATTCAAAACATTCTCAGGTTGAGCTTGTAAATGCACTCCGCGACCTACTTGAAGGGCATAATGATATCAATATAAAAGAAGAAATCGACACCATTAAAGCGATGTTTTATAAGAATCTGAACGAGAACATCGAGGCCGATAAAAAGAAATTTATTTCTGATGGTGGTGCTGAAGAGGATTTCAAACTCGAAGAAGATCCTTACGAAAAAGACATCAAAGATCTGCTTAAAAAATACCGTCATATTCGTATTGAGCACAACAAACAACTGGAGAGTGAAAAAGAAGAAAATCTGCAGAAAAAATATGATGTAATTGAAAAGATTAAAGGATTGATCAATAACGAAGAATCGATCAATAAAACCTTTAATGATTTTCGTGATCTTCAGAGGGAATGGCGCGAAATTGGCCTGGTTCCGCAATCAAAAATGAAGAATTTGTGGGATACTTATCATTTCCATGTTGAGAATTTCTACGATTATATCAAAATCAACCGCGAACTGCGCGACCTGGATCTGAAGAAGAACCTTGAAGCGAAAATCAAACTTTGCGAAAGGGCAGAGGAGTTGCTGGTTGAAGAGCCATCAATTCTGAAAGCATTTAATACCCTTCAGAAATACCACGAACAGTGGCGCGAAATTGGTCCGGTGCCGCGTGAGCAAAAAGACGATATCTGGGAACGTTTTAAAGCGGCAACAAACAAGATCAATAAAAAGCATCAGGAATTTTTCGAGAATAGGAAAGTTGAGCAAAAGAAAAACCTGGAAGCTAAAACAGCACTTTGCGAAAAAGCCGAAGAGATCATTCAAGAGGAAATTTCGAATCATAAAGAGTGGGATGAGAAATCGAAACAACTTATTGAATTACAAAAGGTTTGGCGCACAATTGGATTTGCACCACGAAAAGATAACAACAAAATTTACGAGCGCTTCCGTAATGCCTGTGATGCATTTTTTAACGCCAAGCGCGCATTTTACTCTAAAAACAAAGAAGAGCAACAGAATAATCTTCAGTTAAAAACCGATTTATGTGTTCAGGCAGAGTCGTTGAAAGACAGTGAAGATTGGAAAAAAACAACTCAGGACTTTATAAATATTCAGAAAAAATGGAAGGAAATTGGTCCGGTGCCACGCAAACATTCCGATATTTTATGGAAACGTTTCCGTGCTGCATGCGACTTTTTCTTCGATAAAAAATCAGAACATTTCTCCGATGTAGATACTGAACAGGATGATAATCTGAAATTGAAAGAAGACCTGATTAAAGAGGTTGAGAACTTTAAACCGGTTGACAATGTTGACAAAAATCTGGAATCGCTAAAAACTTTCCAACGTAGATGGACAGAAATTGGTCATGTTCCGTTTAAAAAGAAAGACGAAGTTAAAGTACAGTTCAGAGATGCAATCAACAAACTTTTCGATGATCTTAATCTGGACGATGAAAAGCGTAACCTGCTGAAATTCAGGAATAAAATGTCGTCATTCTCTGAATCATCACGTGGGCAAAACAAAATGCGCATGGAGCGCGATAAGTACATGAATAAAATGAAGCAGCTGGAAAACGACCTGGTGCTGCTTGATAATAACGTTGGATTTTTTGCCAAATCGAAAAATGCTGAATCGCTGATTGAGGATGTGAGAAAGAAAATTGAAGTAACAAAGCAAAAAATTGAATTGCTGAAAGATAAGATCCGTGTTATCGATGAAATGGATAATGACTAA
- a CDS encoding Gfo/Idh/MocA family oxidoreductase — MKSKSHSSRRSFIKNTVLGAALVSTAPTIMGNSYSQRIVLKSREFEPTQFAANDQVQLALIGSGIQGIYDTTSALRVPGVKLVAACDLYTGRLQRAKELWGDDIFVTRDYREILDRDDIDAVIIATPDHWHIKISTEALNAGKAVYCEKPMVQNFDEGHPLIQAWKNSGKVMQIGSQGMSSLGNEKAKQLYEDGAIGEIVMLDMFNDRYSAEGAWQYPIPPDANPDTVDYDTFLGRAPKVPFELKRFFRWRNYKDYGTGVAGDLFVHAFSTLHYVISSNGPERAQAAGGLRYWDDGRDVPDVSITLYDFPKTNTHAAFNAAFRVNFIAGNGGGGGFRLVGTEGEMEIGSNSVKLIRSKLNMKPQSYSLIAYTEEMQKKIKEEYDMKYLNERKADLNIGETVYEAPRDYKGAHYDHFYNFFQGVRGQQKIVEDPVFGLRAAGAALLANESYYKAKPVLWNPDTMKLG; from the coding sequence ATGAAAAGTAAAAGTCATTCATCCCGACGATCGTTTATCAAAAATACGGTCCTCGGAGCAGCCCTTGTTTCTACTGCTCCAACAATTATGGGTAATTCCTACAGTCAGCGAATCGTGCTAAAATCTAGAGAATTTGAACCAACACAGTTTGCTGCCAACGACCAGGTACAGTTGGCATTAATTGGGTCCGGAATCCAGGGAATTTACGATACTACTTCGGCGCTTCGTGTTCCGGGTGTGAAACTGGTAGCAGCCTGCGATTTATATACTGGCCGTTTGCAACGCGCAAAAGAGTTATGGGGCGATGATATATTTGTCACCCGCGACTACCGCGAGATTCTTGACCGTGATGACATTGATGCTGTCATCATTGCCACACCCGATCACTGGCATATAAAAATCAGTACCGAAGCGCTAAACGCCGGAAAAGCTGTTTATTGTGAAAAACCCATGGTACAAAACTTCGATGAAGGGCATCCGCTGATTCAGGCCTGGAAAAATTCGGGGAAGGTGATGCAAATTGGAAGTCAGGGCATGTCGTCGCTGGGTAACGAAAAAGCAAAACAATTGTATGAAGATGGTGCAATTGGCGAAATTGTAATGCTCGACATGTTCAACGATCGTTATTCGGCCGAAGGTGCCTGGCAATATCCAATACCGCCGGATGCTAATCCTGACACGGTAGATTACGACACTTTTCTAGGACGCGCTCCAAAAGTGCCGTTTGAATTGAAACGTTTTTTCCGTTGGAGAAATTACAAGGATTATGGTACCGGAGTTGCCGGTGATTTGTTTGTACATGCATTTTCTACTTTGCATTATGTAATCAGCTCAAACGGTCCGGAACGAGCTCAGGCAGCAGGTGGTTTGCGCTACTGGGACGATGGGAGAGACGTTCCCGATGTTTCGATTACACTTTACGATTTTCCTAAAACGAATACACATGCCGCGTTTAATGCTGCTTTCCGCGTGAATTTTATTGCCGGAAATGGTGGTGGTGGTGGTTTCCGACTCGTTGGAACTGAAGGCGAAATGGAAATTGGTTCAAATAGCGTAAAACTCATCCGTTCGAAATTAAACATGAAACCACAGAGTTATTCATTGATCGCTTACACCGAGGAAATGCAAAAGAAAATAAAGGAAGAGTACGATATGAAATACCTCAATGAAAGAAAAGCTGATCTGAATATTGGGGAGACCGTTTATGAAGCTCCACGAGATTACAAAGGTGCTCATTACGATCATTTTTATAATTTCTTCCAGGGCGTTCGTGGACAACAGAAAATTGTTGAAGATCCGGTTTTCGGATTACGCGCAGCAGGTGCAGCGCTTCTGGCCAACGAAAGCTATTATAAGGCTAAACCGGTACTTTGGAATCCGGATACGATGAAATTAGGATAA
- a CDS encoding GDP-L-fucose synthase, giving the protein MNKLSKIYVAGHNGLVGSAICKNLVSKGYKNIVGKTVDELDLIDSVAVDQYFEEEKPEYIFLAAAKVGGIIANNTYRGQFIYENLMIQNNIIHSAWKHDVKKLLFLGSTCIYPKEAPQPMKEDYLLTSPLEYTNEPYAIAKIAGIKMCESYNIQYNTNFISVMPTNLYGPNDNFHLENSHVLPALLRKIYLAKQLEDNNLTAIKNDLNKRPIRNVSGMDSENTILKTLKEYGIFASQQKLLVEIWGSGKPMREFLWSEEMADACVYIMENVDFKDIITTKTSVFKNEIRNTHINIGTGKEISIRDLAYLIKTKIGFNGDLVFNTNKPDGTMRKLTDVSKLNLLGWHHKIDIVEGLDKFIDWYKRN; this is encoded by the coding sequence ATGAATAAATTAAGTAAAATTTATGTGGCAGGCCACAATGGTTTGGTTGGCTCGGCAATTTGTAAGAATCTTGTAAGCAAAGGATATAAAAACATTGTTGGCAAAACAGTTGATGAACTTGACCTTATTGATTCTGTTGCCGTAGATCAATATTTTGAAGAAGAAAAGCCTGAATATATTTTTCTGGCTGCTGCCAAAGTCGGCGGAATAATTGCAAATAATACTTACCGCGGCCAATTTATTTACGAGAATCTGATGATACAAAACAATATTATTCATAGTGCCTGGAAACATGATGTGAAAAAGTTATTGTTTCTTGGAAGTACCTGTATTTATCCGAAAGAAGCGCCTCAGCCAATGAAGGAAGATTACTTACTAACTAGCCCACTTGAATATACCAATGAGCCTTATGCTATTGCAAAAATTGCAGGTATAAAAATGTGCGAAAGCTATAACATACAATACAATACAAATTTTATTTCAGTAATGCCCACCAACCTTTATGGTCCTAATGATAATTTTCATCTCGAAAACTCACACGTCCTGCCTGCTCTTTTGCGTAAAATTTATCTTGCCAAACAACTTGAGGATAATAATCTGACTGCCATTAAAAATGATCTTAATAAGCGTCCTATAAGAAACGTAAGCGGGATGGATTCTGAAAATACAATATTAAAGACATTAAAAGAGTACGGTATTTTTGCTTCTCAGCAAAAATTGCTAGTAGAGATTTGGGGTAGCGGCAAGCCTATGCGTGAATTTTTATGGAGTGAGGAAATGGCTGATGCTTGTGTTTATATTATGGAAAATGTTGATTTCAAGGATATAATAACAACAAAAACTTCGGTCTTTAAAAACGAAATTAGAAATACCCATATAAATATTGGTACAGGTAAAGAAATTAGTATTCGAGACTTAGCATACTTGATAAAAACAAAAATTGGTTTTAATGGAGATCTTGTATTTAATACCAACAAACCGGATGGAACAATGCGTAAACTAACCGATGTCTCAAAACTTAATTTGCTAGGTTGGCATCACAAAATTGATATTGTCGAGGGCTTAGACAAATTCATTGATTGGTATAAAAGAAATTAG
- a CDS encoding LamG-like jellyroll fold domain-containing protein, whose amino-acid sequence MKTLYPYYFMILKNFNPLMQKLIALRSKFLKRIYGSLLAIFFISLAITSNATVYYVSANGNDANTGTSPDQAWQSLDRVNSLTPSPGDQILFDRGGQWYGTINLTVSGSSGNPIEIGAYGTGAKPILSGFTTITSGWTNEGNGIFSYPITSDSETNMVAIDGVEYGKGREPNADEDYWTYESYSGRSSITDNQLSSSPDWDGADLVKRSNDWSWDRYIITSHSGTTINYTNYSGFSSVWTGVNGNGYFIQNDLRTLDQFGEWYHDEEAGKFYLYFGNRNPNEYSIQVATKDELIYTRTYDYITITDLDIRGSIKNAINTGYLSNNITVQNCDISYAGYDGIHIWGSNGVANNNTIHDINQSAIRIIGASSTITYNKISRVGIIIGSSPRYYNAIMNDNGAGSVVSYNTIENVGYNGILLYGENTKIQYNFINRTNLNQNDGGGIYTSASTMSNAGMLIDHNIVLNTEGNSKGGNTSYIMAEGIYLDEYSNHITVSNNTVAYNGYSGIKLHKAHDIVIENNISFKNGFTSLFLQNSMRDENNLINNTIRYNQFVNEANVLTLYILDVHATSPVGITSDHNYWTNPSGEWRSIMTSYVGNWDQRTLSQWQNEEGKDVNSSASAITIDDDNDLQLLYNNTNQNKTFNLGGKTYYEIDGSLLSGSVTLESFTSKILFGSGSITIENESPVISDQIFSVQAPLTANQVIGQVVASDNDPNQTLNYEITEGNTDGLFTIDAATGEILVSTGISTSEDLSYIINVQVSDDAVEPLSASATITIIITGDEEITPPSPDVSAPSISSFSIPLLATSLTVEVSSFIAMDDQAVTGYMLTETSIAPAADDQEWTSSVPTFYTFSEEGIKTLYAWAIDAAGNISTSVSATVTIRFPDLSSSYSEYLFEEGSGTAVIDSKGSNDGTIMNEEIRVEGIKGDGLQFTGAEYITLGQCFGDNVQTELTLSAWIKPSAMTGGFQGILLHGGPSISTFALYIYPDSKAIAFKTAGTSNSLYTYANINDLWDGDWHQVVVTYDGAEKKIYLDSEEIASVAASGDIQSGEGYNLLIGAGRDEATPTLLYEGLIDEVRIFNYALGNSEVTELYNLVNTISDTKYTSEYIELCEGESYNGWTESGEYQRTLTATSGADSIVTTSLTVNPVLYTTEEVTINEGEVYNDWTESGEYQRTLTAVTGCDSIVTTNLTVLQGINTTEYVELCEGESYNGWTESGEYQRTLTATSGADSVVTTLLTVNPVLYTTEEVTINEGEIYNGWTESGEYQRVLTAVTGCDSIVTTKLSVLQGINTTEYVELCEGESYNGWTESGEYERTLTATSGADSVVTTFLTVNPVFYTTEEVTINEGEVYNGWTESGEYQRILTAATGCDSIVTTILTVESNGEIITQSISLTAGWNIFSSYLSPASPNMEDVFETLRESGQLIMVEDENGNTYKNDDLKSSSWTNTIGNIEKTEGYKIQVNSNCQLNLTGTPIELPLVIELNEGVNIISFPLENSVNAMDVVLPLIDKGVLVKVQDEKGNAIEEWKWWKWSGWRNKIRNFESGEGYKVEVNTDCTLEISDSYHKSGLDAQEMTQTDHFMVEFNGNGSNHMNINIGGLQEANFIAGDEIAAFDGSICVGAIKLTGEHILDNSVSINASVADDGKENGFIHGNTIELHAFNSYSKENSIIIPDQVNGDMTYQTEASVFVLLQELHTGIEDSEFFVVDIDMYPNPAKDKVNIRFSNMPIEETRIVLMDLTGKELASKFVQSTLETFDLQTYPNGIYLVKTMVGNHYQVNKLIKN is encoded by the coding sequence ATGAAGACGCTTTATCCGTATTATTTTATGATTTTGAAAAATTTTAATCCGTTAATGCAAAAATTAATTGCTTTACGATCAAAGTTCTTAAAACGAATTTATGGCAGCCTGCTTGCCATATTTTTTATATCGCTGGCAATTACCAGCAATGCTACGGTATATTATGTAAGTGCAAATGGAAATGATGCCAATACGGGCACAAGTCCGGATCAAGCATGGCAATCATTAGACCGTGTTAATAGCCTTACTCCCTCTCCGGGAGATCAGATACTCTTTGATCGAGGCGGGCAATGGTATGGCACTATAAATCTAACAGTTTCCGGTAGTTCGGGTAATCCAATTGAAATTGGTGCATATGGAACCGGTGCCAAACCAATATTATCAGGTTTTACGACTATAACGTCAGGTTGGACAAATGAAGGTAATGGTATTTTTTCGTATCCTATAACATCTGATTCGGAGACCAATATGGTTGCAATTGATGGTGTTGAATACGGTAAAGGGCGTGAACCTAATGCTGATGAAGATTATTGGACCTATGAAAGTTATAGTGGACGATCATCAATAACTGATAACCAGCTTTCGAGTTCACCTGATTGGGATGGAGCAGACCTTGTTAAAAGATCAAATGATTGGTCGTGGGATAGATACATTATTACAAGTCATTCCGGAACAACTATTAATTATACTAATTATAGTGGTTTTTCGAGTGTTTGGACCGGGGTTAATGGAAATGGATATTTTATTCAAAATGATTTAAGAACCCTTGATCAGTTTGGAGAGTGGTACCACGATGAAGAAGCAGGCAAGTTCTATTTATATTTTGGAAATAGAAATCCAAACGAGTACTCCATTCAAGTTGCGACAAAAGATGAACTGATCTACACTCGTACATATGATTATATTACAATTACAGATTTAGATATACGAGGTTCCATTAAAAATGCCATCAACACAGGTTACTTATCAAATAATATAACAGTACAAAATTGCGATATTTCTTACGCCGGTTATGATGGTATTCATATTTGGGGATCTAATGGTGTTGCGAATAATAATACCATTCATGATATTAATCAATCAGCAATTCGAATTATAGGTGCTTCTAGTACTATTACCTATAATAAAATCTCCAGAGTAGGAATAATAATTGGTTCAAGTCCAAGATATTATAATGCCATAATGAATGACAATGGAGCAGGATCAGTTGTTAGTTATAATACTATTGAAAATGTTGGGTATAACGGTATTCTTTTGTATGGTGAAAATACAAAGATTCAATATAATTTTATCAATCGCACGAATTTGAATCAAAATGATGGAGGAGGCATTTATACGTCTGCCTCTACGATGAGCAATGCAGGCATGCTTATAGATCATAATATTGTATTAAATACCGAAGGGAATTCAAAAGGTGGAAATACCTCATATATAATGGCTGAAGGTATCTATCTTGATGAATATTCAAATCATATTACTGTTTCAAATAATACCGTTGCATATAACGGGTATTCAGGAATAAAACTTCACAAGGCACATGACATTGTTATTGAAAATAACATATCATTTAAAAATGGTTTTACCAGTCTTTTCCTTCAGAATTCTATGCGAGATGAAAATAATCTGATTAATAATACAATTCGATATAATCAATTTGTTAATGAAGCCAATGTGCTTACACTTTATATACTGGATGTACATGCCACAAGCCCTGTCGGTATAACTTCTGATCATAACTATTGGACTAATCCTTCAGGAGAATGGAGAAGTATAATGACTAGTTATGTTGGCAATTGGGATCAAAGAACATTAAGTCAATGGCAAAACGAGGAAGGGAAAGACGTTAATTCTTCTGCTTCTGCAATAACCATTGATGATGATAATGACTTACAGCTGTTGTACAATAATACCAACCAAAACAAAACTTTTAATTTGGGTGGCAAAACTTATTATGAAATTGATGGTAGCCTACTTTCAGGCTCAGTTACTTTGGAATCCTTTACATCCAAAATTTTATTTGGTTCTGGTTCGATAACCATAGAAAATGAAAGTCCGGTTATTTCCGATCAAATCTTTAGTGTTCAGGCTCCTTTGACAGCCAATCAAGTGATTGGACAAGTAGTTGCGTCAGATAACGACCCTAATCAAACTTTAAACTATGAGATTACTGAGGGTAACACAGATGGATTATTTACCATCGATGCCGCTACCGGTGAAATTCTAGTGAGTACTGGAATTAGCACTTCCGAAGACCTATCATATATAATAAATGTTCAGGTATCTGATGATGCTGTCGAACCATTGTCTGCCTCTGCTACAATCACCATTATCATAACAGGGGATGAAGAAATAACACCCCCAAGCCCAGACGTATCTGCACCATCAATATCGTCTTTTTCTATTCCTTTGTTAGCTACGTCATTAACAGTAGAAGTGTCATCTTTCATAGCTATGGACGATCAAGCAGTTACGGGTTACATGTTAACAGAAACTTCAATTGCTCCGGCAGCCGATGACCAAGAGTGGACTTCTTCTGTTCCTACTTTTTACACTTTCTCAGAAGAAGGGATAAAAACTCTTTATGCCTGGGCTATAGATGCTGCTGGCAATATTTCAACTTCGGTAAGTGCAACTGTAACAATTAGATTCCCTGATTTATCATCTTCATATTCCGAATATTTATTTGAAGAAGGTTCCGGCACTGCAGTTATTGATTCGAAAGGGTCGAATGATGGAACAATCATGAATGAAGAAATAAGAGTTGAAGGAATAAAAGGGGATGGTTTACAATTTACAGGGGCAGAATATATTACCTTGGGGCAATGTTTTGGAGATAATGTTCAGACGGAGCTTACATTAAGTGCTTGGATTAAACCTAGTGCCATGACAGGAGGATTTCAGGGAATATTACTGCATGGTGGGCCAAGCATTAGTACATTTGCACTCTATATTTATCCTGACTCGAAAGCAATTGCTTTTAAAACAGCCGGCACTTCAAATTCATTGTATACTTATGCAAATATCAATGATTTGTGGGATGGAGATTGGCACCAGGTGGTGGTTACTTATGATGGAGCTGAAAAGAAAATTTATCTTGATAGTGAAGAAATTGCATCGGTTGCTGCATCCGGGGATATACAATCGGGAGAAGGCTACAATTTATTGATTGGTGCCGGAAGAGATGAAGCTACACCAACTCTTTTATACGAAGGTTTAATCGACGAGGTAAGGATTTTTAATTACGCACTTGGTAATTCAGAGGTGACTGAATTGTACAATCTTGTCAATACAATTTCAGATACAAAATACACCAGTGAATATATTGAGCTTTGCGAAGGTGAATCATATAACGGTTGGACCGAAAGCGGCGAATACCAACGCACATTAACGGCAACATCGGGAGCCGATAGTATTGTAACAACATCCCTTACAGTAAATCCGGTGCTTTACACCACCGAGGAGGTAACGATAAACGAAGGCGAAGTATATAACGACTGGACCGAAAGCGGCGAATACCAACGCACATTAACCGCTGTAACTGGTTGTGATAGTATTGTTACAACAAATCTTACTGTTTTACAGGGAATTAATACCACTGAATATGTTGAGCTTTGCGAAGGTGAATCTTATAACGGCTGGACCGAAAGCGGCGAATACCAACGCACATTAACGGCAACATCGGGAGCCGATAGTGTAGTAACAACATTACTTACAGTAAATCCGGTGCTTTACACCACCGAGGAGGTAACGATAAACGAAGGAGAAATTTATAACGGCTGGACCGAAAGTGGCGAATATCAGCGCGTATTAACCGCTGTAACTGGTTGTGATAGTATTGTTACAACAAAACTCAGTGTTTTACAGGGAATTAATACCACTGAATATGTAGAACTTTGCGAAGGTGAATCATATAACGGCTGGACCGAAAGCGGCGAATACGAACGTACATTAACGGCAACATCGGGAGCCGACAGTGTAGTAACAACATTCCTCACAGTAAATCCGGTGTTCTACACTACCGAGGAGGTGACGATAAACGAAGGAGAAGTTTACAACGGCTGGACCGAAAGTGGCGAATACCAACGCATATTAACCGCTGCAACCGGTTGTGATAGTATTGTTACAACAATCTTGACCGTTGAATCTAATGGAGAAATTATCACTCAGAGCATTTCTTTAACAGCTGGCTGGAATATTTTTTCTTCATATTTATCTCCAGCTTCACCAAATATGGAAGACGTGTTTGAAACCCTTCGTGAATCAGGTCAGTTAATAATGGTGGAGGATGAAAATGGGAATACATATAAGAATGATGATTTGAAATCCAGTTCATGGACAAATACAATTGGAAATATAGAGAAAACGGAAGGATATAAAATTCAGGTAAATTCTAATTGCCAACTGAATTTAACAGGTACACCTATTGAACTTCCTCTCGTAATTGAACTTAACGAAGGGGTTAATATTATTTCATTTCCTTTAGAGAACTCAGTAAATGCTATGGATGTAGTTCTACCATTAATAGATAAAGGAGTATTGGTAAAAGTACAGGATGAAAAAGGAAATGCTATTGAAGAGTGGAAATGGTGGAAATGGTCTGGTTGGCGCAATAAAATAAGAAATTTTGAAAGTGGCGAAGGATATAAAGTAGAGGTTAACACAGATTGTACATTGGAAATCTCAGACTCATACCATAAATCTGGTCTTGATGCACAAGAAATGACACAAACAGACCATTTTATGGTTGAATTTAATGGAAATGGTTCCAATCATATGAATATTAATATTGGAGGATTGCAGGAGGCCAATTTTATTGCAGGTGATGAAATTGCAGCATTTGATGGTTCTATCTGTGTGGGCGCCATCAAACTAACAGGTGAACATATTTTAGATAACTCTGTAAGTATTAATGCTTCTGTTGCCGATGATGGAAAGGAGAATGGTTTTATCCATGGAAATACAATTGAATTACATGCTTTCAATTCTTATTCAAAAGAGAATTCAATTATAATTCCAGACCAAGTTAATGGAGATATGACCTATCAAACCGAGGCAAGTGTTTTTGTTCTATTGCAAGAATTACACACAGGGATTGAGGATTCAGAATTTTTTGTAGTTGATATTGATATGTATCCAAATCCTGCAAAAGATAAAGTTAATATTCGATTTTCTAATATGCCTATTGAAGAAACACGAATTGTGCTTATGGATCTTACAGGAAAAGAATTGGCAAGCAAGTTCGTACAATCGACATTGGAGACTTTTGATTTACAAACATATCCGAATGGAATTTATTTAGTAAAAACGATGGTTGGTAATCATTATCAGGTTAATAAGTTAATAAAAAATTAG